In Leptospiraceae bacterium, one DNA window encodes the following:
- a CDS encoding trypsin-like peptidase domain-containing protein encodes MNKIKKIRILMIVAISILVGTFLSPIIFHSSSTASLFLSAKSSDVSPAVAQAITLENAFQEVFDKVSPSVVTITTERTVNVKSNPFMNDPFFEHFFGRQQNDRSFKQKQTGLGSGIILNDEGYILTNEHVVREMEKLNVKLKNKKVFEAKVVGSDKTLDLALLKIKPSSDLKPVVLGDSSKVRVGNWAIAIGAPLGLEQSFTVGVVSAIARSGLDSSGMNYIQTDAAINQGNSGGPLLDIRGEVIGINRMIFSQSGGNIGIGLTIPINEAKRIIDDLKTKGKVKRSWIGVGLDLIHEEEKSELGLSDTKGALVKQIIQGSPADKAGIQILDVITKIGDKEVSSPEDVIEFIRSATIGKRLELKVVRQKSVITTTITPGEKPN; translated from the coding sequence ATGAATAAAATAAAAAAAATTCGCATTTTAATGATTGTAGCTATATCTATTCTGGTTGGGACATTTTTGTCTCCTATAATTTTTCATTCCAGCTCTACAGCTTCACTATTTTTGAGTGCCAAGAGCTCAGATGTTTCACCCGCAGTGGCGCAGGCAATTACTTTAGAAAATGCTTTTCAAGAAGTGTTTGATAAGGTCTCACCGAGTGTGGTTACTATCACGACTGAAAGAACGGTAAACGTAAAGTCTAACCCGTTTATGAATGACCCGTTTTTTGAACATTTCTTTGGAAGGCAACAAAACGACAGAAGTTTTAAGCAAAAACAAACAGGACTTGGCTCAGGGATTATTTTAAATGACGAAGGCTATATCCTTACAAACGAGCACGTGGTCAGAGAAATGGAAAAGTTGAATGTAAAATTAAAAAATAAAAAAGTATTTGAAGCCAAAGTTGTAGGTTCTGATAAGACGTTGGATTTGGCTTTATTGAAGATCAAACCAAGCTCTGATTTGAAGCCTGTAGTTTTGGGAGACTCTTCTAAAGTTCGAGTAGGGAATTGGGCGATTGCAATCGGTGCACCTCTCGGTTTGGAGCAATCCTTTACAGTAGGTGTAGTCAGTGCAATTGCGAGATCTGGACTTGATTCGAGTGGTATGAATTATATTCAAACAGACGCTGCGATCAATCAAGGAAATAGCGGGGGGCCTTTACTTGACATTCGTGGAGAAGTGATAGGAATCAATAGAATGATATTTTCTCAAAGTGGTGGAAATATAGGGATCGGTTTAACTATACCAATCAACGAAGCAAAAAGGATTATAGACGATTTGAAAACTAAAGGGAAGGTGAAACGTTCTTGGATTGGTGTAGGATTGGACTTGATCCACGAAGAAGAAAAATCAGAATTAGGTCTATCGGATACCAAAGGCGCACTTGTGAAGCAAATCATACAGGGTTCCCCTGCAGATAAAGCAGGAATTCAAATATTGGATGTGATTACAAAAATCGGAGACAAGGAAGTTAGCTCTCCTGAAGATGTTATTGAATTTATCCGATCGGCAACCATCGGAAAAAGGCTTGAGTTGAAGGTAGTTAGACAAAAAAGTGTGATTACAACCACAATTACTCCCGGGGAAAAGCCCAATTGA
- the ruvB gene encoding Holliday junction branch migration DNA helicase RuvB: MKENRIVNPQDDSADENSLRPESLFEFIGQRETLTNLKIFIEAAKKRKSALDHVLISGPPGLGKTTLARIISNELNSAIQVTSAQVVTKGGDLAKFLTLLNEKDILFIDEIHSLNRGLEEILYPAMEDYKIDLVVGEGISAQSVEIPLKPFTLVGATTRSGMISDPLKNRFGIQLRLDYYSDEEMKQIVNRSANILNIQIEDSASFEIGKRSRKTPRIANHLLKRIRDFSEVAGEKRISLDVCRDSLGRLGIDELGLDAVDRLILNTMIDRYNGGPVGVKPIAVIIGEEERTVEDSYEPYLVREGLINRTPSGRVATRKAYIHLKKNMDEKNEYLF, encoded by the coding sequence TTGAAAGAAAATAGAATCGTAAATCCACAAGACGATAGCGCAGACGAAAATAGTCTGCGCCCGGAGTCATTGTTTGAATTTATTGGACAGAGAGAAACTCTAACGAATTTAAAGATTTTTATCGAAGCTGCCAAAAAAAGAAAGTCAGCCTTAGACCACGTATTGATTTCAGGACCACCGGGTCTCGGAAAAACTACATTAGCCAGAATTATTTCCAATGAGCTAAACTCGGCGATACAGGTAACCTCGGCTCAAGTAGTCACAAAAGGAGGAGACCTTGCAAAATTTCTAACTCTTTTGAATGAGAAAGATATTTTATTTATAGACGAGATCCATAGCTTAAATAGGGGATTGGAGGAAATTCTATACCCGGCAATGGAAGACTATAAAATAGATCTTGTAGTCGGTGAAGGTATATCGGCTCAATCTGTAGAAATACCTCTAAAGCCATTTACACTGGTAGGTGCTACTACGAGGAGCGGTATGATCAGCGATCCTTTAAAGAATAGGTTTGGAATCCAGCTTAGATTAGATTATTATTCAGATGAAGAAATGAAACAAATCGTAAATCGCTCTGCAAATATACTGAATATTCAGATAGAGGATAGTGCGTCATTTGAAATTGGAAAAAGAAGCCGAAAAACTCCAAGAATTGCCAACCATTTATTAAAAAGAATTCGTGATTTTAGCGAAGTGGCCGGAGAAAAAAGAATAAGTTTAGACGTATGCAGAGATTCTTTGGGTAGGTTAGGGATAGACGAGCTTGGGTTGGATGCTGTAGATCGGCTGATTTTAAACACCATGATCGACAGGTACAATGGCGGGCCTGTAGGGGTGAAGCCGATTGCGGTGATTATTGGAGAGGAAGAGAGGACAGTAGAGGATTCTTACGAGCCATATCTTGTTCGGGAGGGTCTAATAAATAGAACTCCTTCGGGGAGGGTCGCTACCAGAAAAGCGTATATTCACTTAAAGAAGAATATGGATGAGAAAAACGAATATCTATTTTAA
- a CDS encoding TonB-dependent receptor, with translation MRKTNIYFNLDTFSEDEKRLTLSAGVVFVFMSFFFAHLFTKNMLWKLLGSDSVVEIKSKEEIEQEKVYEVLLEQEFADQTKKEEIKALSDKDAAGTGGLTEKEGFHTNSPFREFIFGSNPSIALKENQKEKSDNKKEEELFEVGIYKNDPLSAKNQSENMPNSNYNPAQATKIPFNYRFEQDFLFRWDGARALSLPRKKLAGYQYFKKMLKQIEGSFAPPGGGNFAYRDMAGTVVREGIIPGETKVLFMLNESGQVIDLKRVSSQGQEIVDRACLDSLRGQNFGPVPEEVKVNGMIFGINFIFPGRVYYR, from the coding sequence ATGAGAAAAACGAATATCTATTTTAATTTAGATACATTTTCAGAAGACGAAAAAAGACTTACACTTTCAGCGGGTGTTGTGTTTGTATTTATGTCCTTTTTTTTTGCTCATCTATTTACAAAAAATATGCTTTGGAAGTTACTCGGTTCTGACTCTGTGGTAGAAATTAAATCAAAAGAAGAAATAGAACAAGAAAAAGTTTATGAAGTTTTATTAGAGCAAGAATTTGCAGACCAGACTAAAAAAGAGGAAATAAAAGCCTTATCCGATAAGGATGCGGCAGGGACAGGAGGGCTTACTGAAAAAGAGGGATTCCACACGAATAGCCCTTTTAGAGAATTTATATTTGGTTCTAATCCTTCTATTGCTTTGAAAGAAAACCAAAAAGAAAAATCGGATAATAAAAAAGAAGAAGAATTGTTTGAAGTAGGGATTTATAAAAATGATCCACTAAGTGCCAAAAATCAATCTGAGAATATGCCGAATTCCAATTACAATCCGGCACAAGCGACTAAGATTCCGTTTAATTATAGATTTGAGCAGGATTTTTTATTTAGATGGGATGGAGCCAGAGCACTATCTTTGCCCAGAAAAAAATTAGCAGGGTATCAATACTTTAAAAAAATGTTAAAGCAAATTGAAGGAAGTTTCGCTCCACCCGGTGGAGGGAATTTTGCATACAGGGATATGGCGGGCACTGTGGTTCGAGAAGGAATTATTCCAGGTGAGACAAAAGTTTTATTCATGCTGAATGAAAGCGGGCAGGTTATAGATTTGAAGAGGGTTTCGAGTCAAGGACAAGAAATTGTTGACAGGGCCTGTCTCGATTCTCTACGGGGGCAAAATTTTGGACCAGTCCCTGAAGAGGTAAAGGTAAATGGAATGATTTTCGGAATTAATTTTATTTTTCCGGGAAGAGTTTATTATAGGTAG
- a CDS encoding SDR family oxidoreductase, with the protein MGKRILVTGGAGFLGSHLCEKLLKENNEILCLDNLHTGRKKNIYHLNDYKNFEFIRHDITEEIRLEIDEIYNLACPASPIHYQSNPIKTIKTNVLGSLNMLGLAKRVGARILQASTSEIYGDPKEHPQKESYWGNVNTIGIRSCYDEGKRVSETLFFDYHRSHKVDIRVIRIFNTYGPRMHPNDGRVVSNFIVQALKGSDITIYGDGSQTRSFCYVDDLINGMVTMMNTENFTGPVNLGNNGEFTVKELAEIVLKETGSKSKIISQPLPKDDPIRRKPDLSLAKEKLNYKTTVSLIEGVRKTIEYFSKNLD; encoded by the coding sequence ATGGGTAAGAGAATTTTAGTAACAGGTGGAGCCGGGTTTTTAGGCTCTCATCTTTGTGAAAAACTTTTAAAAGAAAATAACGAAATATTGTGCTTGGATAACTTGCACACAGGTAGAAAAAAAAATATCTATCATCTAAACGATTATAAAAATTTTGAATTCATACGACACGATATTACTGAAGAAATTCGCCTCGAAATAGACGAGATTTATAATTTAGCTTGCCCTGCATCTCCTATCCACTACCAATCCAACCCAATTAAAACCATAAAAACAAATGTACTCGGCTCACTAAACATGCTCGGTCTTGCAAAAAGAGTCGGAGCAAGAATTTTACAAGCATCCACAAGCGAAATTTACGGAGATCCGAAAGAGCACCCTCAAAAAGAATCCTATTGGGGAAATGTAAATACTATTGGAATTAGAAGTTGCTACGACGAAGGGAAAAGAGTATCCGAAACACTTTTCTTTGATTACCATAGATCCCATAAAGTTGACATACGAGTCATCCGAATCTTCAATACTTACGGCCCAAGGATGCACCCGAACGATGGCAGAGTAGTGAGTAATTTTATAGTTCAAGCTTTAAAAGGGAGTGACATTACAATCTATGGAGACGGCTCTCAGACAAGGTCATTTTGCTATGTAGATGATTTAATCAATGGAATGGTAACCATGATGAACACGGAAAATTTTACGGGTCCTGTCAACCTTGGCAATAATGGCGAGTTTACTGTAAAAGAATTAGCAGAAATTGTATTAAAAGAAACAGGCTCTAAATCAAAAATTATTTCTCAACCACTCCCAAAGGACGACCCAATTAGAAGAAAGCCCGATTTGAGCCTAGCGAAAGAAAAACTAAATTACAAAACTACAGTTTCTTTAATCGAAGGTGTTCGTAAAACTATTGAGTATTTTTCTAAAAATTTAGACTAA
- the tmk gene encoding dTMP kinase has product MESTGKFIVFEGLDGCGKTTVSKKICEYLQNKNIPSIWSKEPTDFPTGKKIRNFLKGEIDLSPEQEIQSFLDDREVSVSKIISPNLEKNINVILDRYYYSTAAYQSSKDYPAKKVLERNLEKKFPIPDLVLFLDISPEESLKRIEKRLNLGEKKERFETIQQLTIIRQSYKEVLPPSVVIIDATKSLEEVENLCLEKILSLLQSA; this is encoded by the coding sequence GTGGAAAGCACTGGTAAATTTATAGTTTTTGAAGGTTTGGACGGTTGCGGAAAAACTACTGTATCTAAAAAAATCTGTGAATACCTTCAGAATAAAAATATTCCTTCTATTTGGTCAAAAGAGCCTACAGATTTTCCTACAGGGAAGAAAATTAGAAACTTTCTAAAAGGTGAGATTGATCTAAGTCCAGAACAAGAAATTCAATCTTTTTTAGACGATAGAGAAGTTTCTGTATCCAAAATTATTTCTCCCAATTTAGAAAAAAATATAAACGTAATCCTTGATAGATACTATTACTCTACCGCAGCCTATCAAAGCTCAAAAGACTATCCTGCAAAGAAAGTCTTAGAGCGTAACCTTGAAAAAAAATTCCCTATTCCGGATCTCGTACTTTTTTTAGATATTTCTCCTGAAGAGTCCCTTAAAAGAATTGAAAAAAGATTGAATCTGGGTGAGAAGAAAGAAAGGTTTGAGACGATACAACAGTTAACAATAATAAGACAATCTTATAAAGAAGTGCTTCCTCCAAGTGTAGTAATTATTGATGCAACAAAATCTTTGGAAGAGGTAGAAAATCTGTGTTTAGAAAAAATTCTATCCTTACTCCAAAGTGCATAG
- the ric gene encoding iron-sulfur cluster repair di-iron protein, whose amino-acid sequence MIAEELANKKVKDIVQDYPSLSGVLNKYGFDFCCGGNKVLKDVCVNNGVNLADVISDMQSVIESRSVKKEADNLETSELISHILETHHEYLKDALPEIEFFSNKVAMRHGERHPELIEINRLYTALKDELDNHLVKEENILFPLIGEVDSRKKNQEKMEAAHCGSVNNPIRVMNSEHESTKELLSGIRKLTNGYYPPEDACNSYRLLYQKLEEMETDLLEHMRLETDILFPRASILESQLA is encoded by the coding sequence ATGATAGCTGAAGAGCTTGCTAATAAAAAAGTAAAGGATATTGTTCAAGATTATCCTTCGTTATCCGGGGTGTTGAATAAATACGGATTTGATTTTTGCTGTGGAGGAAATAAAGTCCTAAAAGATGTGTGTGTAAATAACGGTGTGAATCTTGCGGATGTAATTTCAGACATGCAAAGTGTGATAGAGTCCAGAAGCGTGAAAAAAGAAGCGGATAACTTAGAGACTTCCGAGCTTATTTCTCATATCTTGGAAACCCACCACGAATATTTGAAAGATGCCCTTCCTGAAATTGAATTTTTCAGTAACAAAGTAGCCATGAGACACGGTGAAAGACATCCAGAGTTAATAGAAATCAATCGTTTGTACACTGCATTGAAAGATGAGTTAGACAACCATTTAGTAAAGGAAGAAAATATTTTATTTCCATTGATTGGAGAAGTTGACAGTCGCAAAAAAAATCAAGAAAAAATGGAAGCAGCGCATTGCGGATCAGTAAATAACCCTATTCGAGTAATGAACTCTGAGCACGAGTCTACAAAAGAATTACTTTCCGGGATTAGAAAATTAACTAATGGGTACTACCCACCAGAGGATGCTTGCAATTCATACAGATTGTTGTACCAAAAATTGGAAGAAATGGAAACAGATTTATTAGAGCACATGAGATTGGAAACTGATATTCTATTTCCTCGTGCCTCAATATTAGAAAGTCAATTGGCTTAA
- a CDS encoding M50 family metallopeptidase: MSHKTLKTMFFISFLLFFVTLWEHSFMGYLKDLVVLFHEICHAIATVLTGGVVERVSIHNNESGETIANPGKLKAAFVFVVSAGYIGSSVLGGLILYRGFSGKYEKQTLSILGILLLFATFQFSKSGNLAYSTGIVWGAIFLVIGVINRSASAMILVSLGTLISMYSVYDLLDFTGNIHSTDAGIFAYWLLKIPTSKGKPPSSVILLSYFIATIWSVISICILYLTLKKTFREDTSEILPELPVDRFPGEVTPEIAEWFISRGLDLNGKPLPQELISEFKNEG, encoded by the coding sequence ATGAGCCATAAAACTTTAAAGACTATGTTTTTTATTTCATTTTTACTTTTTTTTGTTACTCTGTGGGAGCATAGTTTTATGGGATACTTAAAAGATTTAGTAGTTTTATTTCACGAAATCTGTCATGCAATTGCCACAGTTTTAACAGGTGGAGTTGTTGAGAGAGTGTCTATTCACAATAACGAGTCTGGAGAAACCATCGCAAATCCGGGGAAACTAAAAGCTGCATTTGTATTTGTAGTTTCTGCCGGTTATATTGGCTCATCTGTCTTGGGAGGATTGATACTCTACAGGGGGTTTTCCGGAAAATACGAAAAACAAACTCTAAGCATTCTCGGAATATTACTTCTATTTGCAACATTTCAATTTTCTAAGTCAGGGAATCTCGCCTATAGCACTGGGATTGTATGGGGAGCAATATTTTTAGTAATCGGTGTAATCAATAGGTCTGCATCTGCGATGATACTTGTTTCTCTCGGTACGCTAATTTCCATGTACAGCGTTTATGATTTATTAGACTTTACCGGAAACATCCATTCTACAGATGCAGGGATTTTTGCTTATTGGCTACTAAAAATCCCAACGTCAAAAGGAAAACCGCCAAGCTCTGTAATTTTACTCAGTTATTTTATTGCAACTATTTGGTCAGTGATTAGTATTTGCATATTGTATCTGACTTTAAAAAAGACTTTCCGAGAAGACACAAGCGAGATTTTACCGGAGCTACCTGTAGATAGGTTTCCGGGAGAGGTCACTCCAGAAATTGCTGAATGGTTTATTTCCAGAGGATTAGACTTGAACGGGAAACCTCTACCCCAAGAATTGATTTCAGAATTTAAAAACGAAGGATAA
- a CDS encoding DUF5009 domain-containing protein has product MNNRLESLDIFRGMTVAGMIIVNNPGSWSIMYPIVRHAKWDGCTFADLIFPFFLYIVGVSIYLAITKYQLSLTTIQIYKKILFRTIILFLLGIILNGFPDYNFSEIRIPGVLQRIAVVYFFSSILFLNFSKNWLGILFFGILVFYTFLFLCIPPPGESLPTMDTEKNIAAYIDRLFLKGHVWKYTKTWDPEGILSTLPSIATSISGILTGYILFENNRSEKSLKKIYTLFAIGIVCIILGLLLNFIFPINKNLWTSSYTLFTSGIACIYLMTFIYFFDIKKIQSISFIKSFFSIFSLNALFLYFISGIFARILNLISIQLDKKEISLKLFLYKKIFGEIPTPLNSLLYSVLFLIVVFIVGLILKKRNIRISP; this is encoded by the coding sequence ATGAATAACAGACTAGAGTCTTTGGATATTTTTCGGGGAATGACTGTCGCCGGAATGATTATCGTAAATAACCCGGGCTCTTGGAGTATAATGTATCCAATAGTACGTCATGCGAAATGGGACGGTTGCACTTTTGCAGATTTGATTTTTCCTTTTTTTTTATATATAGTTGGAGTTTCCATTTATCTTGCAATTACTAAATACCAGCTTTCACTTACAACCATACAAATCTACAAAAAAATTCTATTTAGAACTATTATACTATTTTTATTAGGTATAATTCTAAACGGATTTCCAGATTACAATTTTTCTGAAATCAGAATCCCAGGCGTTTTACAAAGGATTGCTGTAGTTTATTTTTTTTCTTCTATATTATTTTTAAATTTTTCCAAAAACTGGTTAGGCATTTTATTTTTTGGGATACTCGTATTTTATACATTTCTATTTTTATGCATCCCTCCGCCGGGGGAAAGTCTTCCGACTATGGACACAGAAAAAAATATTGCTGCCTATATAGACAGACTTTTCTTAAAAGGACACGTCTGGAAATACACAAAGACTTGGGATCCGGAAGGAATACTCAGCACTCTTCCCTCTATTGCCACTTCTATTTCAGGGATTTTGACTGGATATATACTATTTGAAAATAATAGAAGTGAAAAATCTCTAAAAAAAATTTATACACTCTTTGCAATAGGAATTGTATGTATCATACTAGGATTACTTTTAAATTTCATTTTTCCTATAAATAAAAACCTTTGGACAAGCTCATACACTCTTTTCACTTCAGGGATAGCCTGTATATACTTGATGACGTTTATATATTTTTTTGATATTAAAAAAATTCAAAGTATAAGTTTTATTAAATCCTTTTTTTCAATTTTTAGTTTGAATGCACTTTTTTTGTATTTTATTTCAGGGATTTTTGCAAGGATACTCAACCTCATTTCAATTCAGTTGGATAAAAAGGAAATTTCTCTAAAACTATTTCTATACAAAAAAATTTTTGGAGAAATTCCAACCCCTCTCAATTCACTTTTATATTCTGTGTTATTTTTGATTGTTGTTTTCATAGTGGGGTTAATCCTTAAAAAAAGAAATATTAGGATTAGCCCATGA
- a CDS encoding glycosyltransferase family 39 protein, whose product MKFFYTFALIISILISFVSIFAFVDLGYDILRLKVNFGHFEDTSIHEIFRILEGGQLYSTPSIEYIPLLYGPVYFYLSIPFAILFGKSFLAGRAISILSTLVIFLLTYFLIRKMARIKTGQTILFTIISIGLFVSANEIFDFWLYTAKVDALFLLFLVLAYLFFLYSEKNEKYLYVSSVFSSFLFFTKQNGILLPFFILLYLALLKEKKRFILFGSMFSLISVILFLFFYLHSGEKFITFFLSIPSSHPLLWKKYSPELFQFFTPFLGAILVFLVAIIGNSFKKEKIQNFGNTLFWKFCKQKKNAYPILFLVSLFSISFLGRMKVGAVGNSWIYFVFSLSVFFSIFIHRFSKAYFRRKKNVRYFVYSAVLFLFLFLQFTVFSYNYFSQKKFIANLKENENETIQTLCGYKTPLLFPFAGYLPEMLCRNESIAFQQQSVLEIIRNKKEYNQFISRYKAALESGYYKTIIHTSSVPMEKTEEGLKLIDMQLQNAKTEKQKQDLLSFRSILEINTIILKNYKNIQLISKSPMIRLRFFGGYYLCTLE is encoded by the coding sequence ATGAAGTTTTTTTACACTTTTGCTTTAATTATTTCTATACTAATTTCTTTCGTTTCCATTTTTGCCTTTGTTGATTTGGGGTATGATATTCTTAGGCTAAAAGTGAATTTTGGTCATTTTGAAGATACTTCGATTCACGAAATCTTTAGAATTTTAGAAGGCGGACAGCTATATTCTACTCCCTCTATCGAATATATCCCGCTTCTTTATGGGCCGGTGTATTTTTATTTATCCATTCCATTTGCCATTCTATTCGGGAAAAGTTTTCTTGCGGGCAGGGCGATTTCTATCCTATCTACACTTGTAATTTTTCTATTAACGTATTTTTTAATAAGAAAAATGGCTCGAATAAAAACAGGGCAAACCATACTTTTCACAATTATTTCCATCGGTCTGTTTGTGTCTGCCAATGAAATTTTTGATTTTTGGCTCTACACTGCAAAAGTGGACGCACTCTTTTTACTTTTTTTAGTTTTGGCGTATTTATTTTTTCTATATTCCGAAAAAAATGAAAAGTATTTATATGTTTCTTCGGTTTTTTCTTCCTTTTTATTTTTTACAAAACAAAACGGGATACTTTTGCCATTTTTTATTTTATTGTATTTAGCTTTACTAAAAGAAAAAAAAAGATTTATTCTATTTGGTTCCATGTTTTCTCTAATTTCTGTAATTTTATTTTTATTTTTCTATCTACATTCTGGAGAAAAATTTATTACATTTTTTCTGTCTATTCCAAGCTCCCACCCTTTACTTTGGAAAAAATATTCACCCGAATTGTTTCAATTTTTTACTCCATTCCTTGGAGCAATCTTAGTATTTTTAGTCGCAATTATCGGAAATAGTTTCAAAAAGGAAAAAATTCAAAATTTCGGAAACACTCTATTTTGGAAGTTCTGTAAACAGAAAAAGAATGCTTATCCGATTCTTTTTTTAGTTTCTTTATTTTCAATTTCCTTTTTAGGCAGGATGAAAGTAGGAGCGGTCGGGAATTCTTGGATTTACTTTGTATTTTCTCTATCCGTATTTTTTTCGATTTTTATTCACAGGTTTTCTAAGGCGTATTTTAGAAGAAAAAAGAATGTACGATATTTTGTGTATTCAGCCGTATTGTTTCTATTTTTATTTTTACAGTTTACTGTTTTTTCATATAACTATTTTTCTCAAAAGAAATTTATTGCAAACTTAAAAGAAAATGAAAACGAAACCATCCAAACTCTATGTGGATATAAGACACCTCTGCTTTTTCCTTTTGCCGGATATTTACCAGAAATGTTGTGCAGAAATGAAAGCATTGCATTTCAGCAGCAATCAGTTCTCGAAATCATTAGAAATAAAAAAGAATACAACCAGTTTATTTCTCGCTATAAGGCAGCTTTAGAAAGCGGTTACTATAAAACAATAATTCACACTTCCAGCGTTCCTATGGAAAAAACAGAAGAAGGGTTGAAGCTAATAGACATGCAGTTGCAAAATGCAAAAACCGAAAAACAAAAACAAGACCTTTTGTCTTTTCGATCTATTTTGGAAATCAATACTATAATTCTAAAAAACTACAAAAACATTCAATTGATTTCAAAAAGCCCAATGATTAGGCTTAGGTTTTTTGGAGGGTATTACCTATGCACTTTGGAGTAA
- the hisD gene encoding histidinol dehydrogenase, which translates to MPIPIREIQNGDYKSCVDLIHRAKDDLSNAIQSVIPIIEDVRKNGDEALVRLSKKFDGVRIKNFVVFPEEENLSVPLEWEKAFHEAKENITKFHEAQLRNTLEVQIKGNRLGVKYSPVDSVAVYAPGGKALYPSSVLMGVIPAKLAGVKNIHLFTPPGKEETIPLVYKYAAKICGVDKIYTLGGAQAIAGAAYGTETVSPSEFVVGPGNRFVAAAKSYLSGIGKIGIDSPAGPSEVLIIADKTANPVWVAADLLSQAEHGEDSIAILATDDLNLAKKVQDEIEKAYLDRPKRVEMKRASIENNSSILVFSSIAECIHFSNLFAPEHLEIMTKNYNEDFLAIRHAGSVFLGEYSPVAMGDYISGTNHILPTAGLSRIYSSLGVDTFLKRITYQEIQKDSLANMYPFVKTLSEIEGLDEEHGTSVQLRAL; encoded by the coding sequence ATGCCAATTCCAATTAGAGAAATACAAAATGGAGATTACAAATCTTGTGTTGATTTGATTCATAGGGCAAAGGATGATTTGTCTAATGCGATTCAATCTGTTATACCTATCATAGAGGATGTTCGTAAAAATGGAGATGAGGCTTTAGTTCGTTTATCAAAAAAATTTGATGGGGTTAGAATTAAAAATTTTGTAGTATTCCCTGAAGAGGAAAATCTGAGTGTTCCCCTTGAATGGGAAAAAGCATTTCATGAAGCAAAAGAAAATATCACAAAGTTTCACGAAGCACAACTCAGAAATACTTTGGAAGTTCAAATCAAAGGAAATAGACTCGGAGTCAAATATTCGCCTGTTGACAGTGTGGCAGTTTATGCGCCCGGCGGTAAGGCACTTTACCCTTCTTCTGTGCTGATGGGAGTCATCCCCGCGAAGTTAGCCGGTGTCAAAAATATACACTTGTTCACCCCTCCCGGTAAAGAAGAAACGATTCCTTTAGTTTATAAATACGCCGCAAAAATTTGTGGAGTTGATAAAATTTATACGTTAGGCGGAGCACAGGCTATCGCAGGTGCAGCTTATGGAACAGAGACAGTCTCACCAAGTGAATTTGTAGTTGGGCCGGGGAATCGATTCGTAGCCGCAGCTAAATCGTATCTTTCGGGCATAGGTAAAATCGGAATAGACAGTCCTGCCGGACCAAGCGAAGTATTGATTATCGCAGACAAAACTGCAAATCCTGTGTGGGTTGCGGCTGATCTTTTGTCTCAGGCAGAGCATGGAGAGGACTCTATTGCAATTCTTGCAACCGATGATTTGAATTTGGCAAAAAAAGTCCAAGATGAAATAGAAAAGGCTTACTTGGATAGGCCCAAGCGAGTTGAAATGAAAAGAGCCTCTATCGAAAACAATAGTTCTATCTTGGTTTTTTCTTCTATCGCAGAGTGTATCCATTTTTCTAATTTATTTGCACCTGAGCATTTAGAAATCATGACAAAAAATTACAATGAAGATTTTTTAGCAATACGTCATGCGGGATCGGTCTTTTTGGGAGAGTATTCACCAGTTGCCATGGGGGATTATATAAGCGGTACAAATCACATACTACCGACTGCGGGGCTTTCTAGAATTTACTCTTCTCTTGGAGTGGATACTTTTCTAAAGCGCATAACGTATCAGGAAATTCAAAAAGATTCTCTTGCAAATATGTACCCTTTTGTAAAAACTTTGAGCGAGATAGAAGGACTTGACGAAGAGCACGGTACGTCTGTCCAACTAAGAGCATTATAA